The Aggregicoccus sp. 17bor-14 genome includes a region encoding these proteins:
- a CDS encoding LysM peptidoglycan-binding domain-containing protein, translated as MRSPRTSSPLRFGLGLGLGLALAPLAARAQQAPAAPQPSEQSEGTQNDTQNDAQDAEAPEQQEGSETQGADVADAPARAPQGGRVSAPGEVHTVVPGDTLWDLSQRYLGNAWYWPKVWSYNPEIANPHWIYPGNLVRLFPAGEEAPSRVESGAQQAPAVAATELPSSGGDLEAPSAFEAADEGQVTVSGKIGFVPKQGRRVVHAGFVTSRELDEAGRIDSSFSEALMLSYPDTVYVRFKNKGNAKLGDRYVIFRTDRLVHHPLSGAKVGYLTKFLGVLRVTRVSDKLVTAQVQETWDEVTRGDLVGPYGEQLAETVAPRPNERQVQATVITALEPALTLYGEHTEVVLDRGRSDGVQQGNTFTIVRQQDLGGNFMNPAKGQNPDLPVEDVAVCLAVDVKDRTTNCLLTRSIREVVPGDRALMRVAPAPSAQR; from the coding sequence ATGCGTTCCCCCCGCACCTCCTCCCCGCTCCGCTTCGGCCTGGGCCTCGGCCTCGGGCTCGCGCTCGCGCCCCTCGCGGCGCGCGCCCAGCAGGCCCCCGCGGCCCCGCAGCCCTCGGAGCAGTCCGAAGGCACGCAGAACGACACCCAGAACGACGCCCAGGACGCCGAGGCCCCCGAGCAGCAGGAGGGCAGCGAGACGCAGGGCGCCGACGTGGCGGATGCGCCCGCGCGCGCCCCGCAGGGCGGCCGCGTCTCGGCCCCGGGCGAGGTGCACACCGTGGTGCCGGGTGACACGCTCTGGGATCTCTCCCAGCGCTACCTCGGCAACGCCTGGTACTGGCCCAAGGTGTGGTCCTACAACCCGGAGATCGCGAACCCGCACTGGATCTACCCGGGCAACCTGGTGCGCCTCTTCCCCGCGGGCGAGGAGGCCCCCTCGCGGGTGGAGTCGGGCGCGCAGCAGGCGCCGGCCGTCGCGGCGACGGAGCTGCCCTCCAGCGGCGGCGACCTCGAGGCCCCCAGCGCCTTCGAGGCGGCGGACGAGGGCCAGGTGACGGTGAGCGGCAAGATCGGCTTCGTGCCCAAGCAGGGGCGGCGCGTGGTGCACGCGGGCTTCGTCACCTCGCGCGAGCTCGACGAGGCGGGGCGCATCGACAGCTCCTTCTCCGAGGCGCTGATGCTCTCGTACCCGGACACGGTCTACGTGCGCTTCAAGAACAAGGGCAACGCGAAGCTCGGCGACCGCTACGTCATCTTCCGCACCGACAGGCTGGTGCACCACCCGCTGTCCGGCGCCAAGGTGGGCTACCTCACCAAGTTCCTCGGCGTGCTGCGCGTCACGCGCGTCTCCGACAAGCTCGTCACCGCGCAGGTGCAGGAGACCTGGGACGAGGTGACCCGCGGCGACCTGGTGGGCCCCTACGGCGAGCAGCTGGCGGAGACGGTGGCGCCGCGCCCCAACGAGCGCCAGGTACAGGCCACGGTCATCACCGCGCTGGAGCCCGCGCTCACCCTCTACGGCGAGCACACCGAGGTCGTGCTCGACCGCGGCCGCAGCGACGGCGTGCAGCAGGGCAACACCTTCACCATCGTGCGCCAGCAGGACCTGGGCGGAAACTTCATGAACCCCGCCAAGGGCCAGAACCCCGACCTCCCGGTCGAGGACGTGGCGGTGTGCCTCGCGGTGGACGTGAAGGACCGCACCACCAACTGCCTCCTCACCCGCTCCATCCGCGAGGTGGTCCCGGGCGACCGGGCCCTCATGCGGGTGGCCCCCGCGCCCTCCGCGCAGCGCTAG
- a CDS encoding tetratricopeptide repeat protein yields MLTACATNAASRSELQQLQAELRVARAENARLAQRLERLELRDTVGRARASTASPPAGPPSGPAAAGGDAVASVPGAPPELAVVKLKPKLQPAPPLPTAVPVVEPAAEQMEMLISEAEAVAPAAAADGAAPAAGRAALPPDARDPDVLEAEYEQAVAALRTGNVEGGVARLERFADENPRHPRADNALYFRGLGLMGLQEFPEAAQAFEALLKRYPAGDAVQDGMLRLAECQLRLKKSTEARELYNRLLTQYPGTAAASQAEQRLASLPR; encoded by the coding sequence GTGTTGACCGCGTGCGCGACCAACGCCGCCAGCCGCAGCGAGCTCCAGCAGCTGCAGGCGGAGCTGCGCGTGGCGCGTGCGGAGAACGCCCGGCTCGCCCAGCGCCTCGAGCGCTTGGAGCTGCGCGACACCGTGGGCCGCGCCCGCGCCTCCACCGCGAGCCCTCCCGCGGGGCCCCCTTCAGGCCCCGCCGCCGCGGGTGGGGACGCTGTGGCGAGCGTTCCCGGTGCGCCGCCCGAGCTCGCGGTGGTGAAGCTCAAACCCAAGCTGCAGCCCGCGCCGCCGCTTCCCACCGCGGTGCCCGTGGTGGAGCCGGCGGCCGAGCAGATGGAGATGCTCATCAGCGAGGCGGAGGCCGTTGCGCCTGCCGCCGCCGCGGACGGCGCCGCCCCGGCCGCCGGCCGCGCCGCGCTGCCCCCGGACGCCCGCGACCCCGACGTGCTCGAGGCCGAGTACGAGCAGGCGGTGGCGGCGCTGCGCACCGGCAACGTGGAGGGTGGGGTGGCGCGCCTCGAGCGCTTCGCGGACGAGAACCCCCGCCACCCCCGCGCGGACAACGCGCTCTACTTCCGCGGCCTCGGGCTGATGGGCCTGCAGGAGTTCCCCGAGGCGGCGCAGGCCTTCGAGGCGCTGCTCAAGCGCTACCCCGCCGGCGACGCCGTCCAGGACGGCATGCTTCGCCTCGCCGAGTGCCAGCTGCGCCTCAAGAAGTCCACCGAGGCCCGAGAGCTCTACAACCGCCTCCTCACGCAGTACCCGGGAACGGCCGCCGCCAGCCAGGCGGAGCAGCGGCTCGCCTCGCTCCCGCGTTGA